The DNA segment CAAGATTTTTACTCGTTCatattagttttatttttttaaattgcagTATTTTTATCTGGtagatgattatttttttttttgaaaggtgaaattttcaacagtgttgcatgcatgcataatttatgaattttcgaGAATGAGCTtgtataaaaaaagaaaaaataaaaaatttagtagcATTTTTAAACAGTAGACGTTTCACCAGCCCTTCTAGGACTCCTTCTACCCCTCACACACCACCGGCACAGGACTGTAACCTAGCCTGGTCGAGCCCTGGTGCACCACCCCTCATAGCCGAACCCTTATGTCCCAAGGAAACCACGAAACCCTATCCTCAAACTTTAACCATGCACCGCCCTTCTAGATCTTGTCTAGCCCTCATCTCGTGCCTAAACGACACTTGTTCCATCCcttaaacatcctatgttggCATCATACCTGTTAGAAATCATAACACGTTCATATACGCATAAGAatcttcaaaactttgaaaataattgtCAAAACGATAAGCAATTTGaagtcaaatatttttcatgctaaaatacattaaaaaaatgcatattatgatttgaatgacGCATCAAAGAAGTttagaaacgtgcctttgcgttttagaacgctcgaatatacgatcgttGGCATGATGCGCAAAGACggacgaacgggcgacgaagaaTCCTTGTTTTTTCCTCCTCAAATTTTCGCAAATATGTGTGTGAATTTTCAGCTGATCTGATGTACAAAAGACTTAGGATttctattttatagattttaatttgcatgttaatgggCTCAAGTTTTGGACCTTTGAGTTTAGAAGCAATTGAGCCCACTAATCTTAGGTAAATTAGGTccaataacacctatttaattgaaaaataaaagtttacaaaaattatttttcaaaaataatgcatttgaaattttaaaagcccctcgtttgcccaaaaccatcttcccggataaaatcgagctcgtctcgtaaaataatttaaattctatcatttttggaaaaatttaatcatattaatgagacttgaaaatatttatcgaataatatttgttttattttggtcgtccccggtcttcTTTTCCCatcctattatcgaatatttgggtaaaatctttcaatttcatgaaatcatgcactttaaacatttaagcatgcaaaatatatcatttaagtacttaaaatcaaataaataaaatgaatatttaaatcatttgcatgcatgcgattTACGTGCACTGAATTTTCGAGCGTtacaattatatattaaataaataaatgagcACTTATTTTCGAGAACCTGTTCAAATAGTTCGTGAACATGTTCAAATATTTCGAGTCGAACTTGAATTTTAattccaacaaattttttttaatataatttttgagttttgaatttttggaattttgaaaattcactTATTTTAGAATTAAAAGCACTACTACACCTATCTAAACACATGTAAAACTAAACAAActttttttacaataaaaaagacGCCTACTAAATCCAAAGAACTACAACTTGTTGTCCATAAATTTTGTAGTTAGACAaactattaaaatttaaaatattaaaataaatattttaataaagtttatgttctatttatattttattgtcattaaataaatcattttcaaaGATTGCGATTACAAAAGTACAAAACGACACCGGATAAGTTAAGCTTCTTATAATGTTTCACACACACAGTGGTTCTATACTCCACATAAGCATACGTGGTACGTACAACGTGTATAGTATACGCACTTGCGCCATCGTAATAGAGAGAGAAAGAGCGGAATCCAGCGGAAATCTAGAGGGCAGAATGGAGGTAGAGGAGAGCGATGAAACCGGCGAAGAAGAAGTTTTGGGATCAATCTTGACCATGGAGAAAGTCGCCGCCGCAAAACAGTTCATTGAAAATCACTACAAAACTCAGATGAAAAGCATCagggagagaaaagaaaggtacGCCTGGACATAGATTTGTATGTACAACTGTAAGCTTGTAGTTGTGGCTACTTGTTGGCTGAAAGTGGTGGCGACTTACCTTTAGAAGGTGGTCGATTAGATTTGAGCTGCCATTGAAGTTTGTGTTTTACGAGATCTACTGTTAGGTGTTGGTCCTGGACCTGGTGTATTCCGTTTGGTTTCagtttttagaaatttgaagttgATTGCTTCTTGTTGTAGTGGTTTCATTCATTTAGGTGGTTTGTTCGTGGTTCTACTTGAGTCAATGTTGTAACTTGAAGGAATTTTCATTTTCTGGGGTTATTCAGGTTGCGGTTGGACTTGTTTGCCTTAATTTTGCGGTTAGATACTTGAAGTTAAACAGATATATTTGATTGCAGTGCTGAGTTATGTTTTGAAGGATATTTGATGAATGTGATTTCAAAAGTAAGTTCAACATTCAACAATGAGGAATGATTTTTTCTAAGCGTGAAGCCTTAAGGTGAGAAATGGAAGTCCGGTTAGCATAGGGTAGCTGGGGGTCTAGTGTGTTTAATATTCGTGTTCTGTAATAGCTAAATAATCAGTTAGTTTATATTATATTCCTTTCTTATGTTACTGAGAAAATTGTCTCTGAAATTCTTGTTTAAGTCAGTAAGCATTCTTTGTGTTATTTTTCTAGTTGAGATTTTTGTGGGGTGTTGTCACTTGTGATTAATAGCTTTTGCAATTGCTGAAGTAGAAATAACACAATTTTATATGGTTGATGACTTGAGTTTTTGATTATATGACAAGTAAAACACGGGGGTTTGTTTCTATGAGGAAATAAAGTTCGTTATACGAAAGGCTAACTATGATTTAATATTTCTTTGAAAAATGGGTTTTAGGTCTTTTTTACGAATTTGATGACTCCACTTGATAGAATTTTGATGCCTACAAAGTGAATCTCATCATTTCAATTATTAGATTACGAATGACAGATTGCTCGGCAAGTCATGCTGTCAAAGTTGATGATGCCCTTTGATCCATCGGCTTAAGCAGCTCTCATTAATCTATCATGTAAAGTATGATGTGAGATAAACTATGTATGCTTATAGGTTGTCCAAATGTGATTAGTATATCTTCTGTCATTTTTAGGTGTTTTGATGGCTCAAATACTTTTATTTGCGTGTTTCATTATCAATGAAATGGCCGATAATACGAGTAAACATAATTCTATCCTTTTGGCTTGATAACTATGAAACCTAGATAGTCAATGATaaaggaaaataaatttgtaGTTTCTCTTCTGCGGTTCTTCTCTCCAAGTAATTAGATCTGGAATTATATGAAAGTATTCTTGCATATAAAAATTAAGGGATCCCTTTGACTCatccttttcttttgttatttcgTGAATGAATCttgaattttttatgttatactTTTTTTCTAGGCGGTGGCGACTAGAAAGAAAGTTAGCACGTTCAGATGTGCCAAAACAGGAACAGATAAACCTAATCAAAGATTTAGAACGAAAGGAAACCGAGTTTATGCGACTGAGAAGGAACAGGATATCTGTAGATGATTTTGAGCTTCTAACCATCATAGGGCGTGGAGCCTATGGCGAGGTTGGTAATTGTCGTGCAGATCTCCTATATTCCATCTCAGTTTATGTGGTTTGATATTTTCAGAGTTACTTGAGTGCACTTTCAATGCAGTGTTACATGTCTATTCTTGATACTGTGCTGTGTGCCATGGTTtccttaaattattttattggtCGATTATTTGCATGCATGGTGGTTAGAACTGATCGTTTCTTTCTTCCTTTCTTTTTTAGATGCTAATGAATTTAAAACTTCAGGTTCGATTATGCCGGGAGAAAAAATCAGGAAATATTTATGCCATGAAGAAGTTGAAGAAATCCGAGATGCTTTCAAGAGGACAGGTTAGTATATTAACAGAAGCTGTAGAATTTTCTTTCTGTTTGATTCACCAATTATCGTCAGAAATATTAGATGCTTGCTTTCTCCATTTAATGGTTTGGCATGAACAATAATTTCCATACTGATTGGCTGCCCAACAGAAActcattgatttattgattgAACAACTTGCTTGGAATTTTTGGATTGGGACCGATTTCTTGAGTTCTTGACACGAAAAGATTATCATGCTTTTTGTTCAGTCACACTGTGTTCTCTGCTGTGCAGGTGGAACATGTTAGAGCAGAGAGAAACCTACTGGCAGAAGTGGCCAGCCACTGCATAGTTAAATTGTTCTACTCTTTTCAAGATGCCGAGTACTTGTATCTGATCATGGAATATCTTCCTGGTGGCGACGTGATGACTCTGCTGATGAGAGAAGACATACTTTCTGAAAGTGTGGCTAAATTTTACATAGCTCAAAGTGTATTGGCCATTGAGTCCATTCACAAGCATAATTACATTCATAGGTGGGTCGCACGTATGCAAGTTTGATTTCTACaccaaatataataatattataggcaccagtgttctaaaaagcggGAGGCGGTAGGCAGACGAACATCCACCGCATAGgcgatttttcttattttaactaaatatctaatttttctttttaatctcTATATTTCTGCGGTAATTTCATCCATAtcggattcaaactcaaaatcaaaGTCATAGTCATCCTCTTTATTCGAtataaaatgattgaaaaatatccgaacattttttgtaaaattaaaaattctatGTCTAAAATAAGGCGGCCAATTTTTTTATCTGTTCGGTGGGCGACCGCCCATGCTTAGGCAGTACTAGGCGGCGCCTTTTAGAAAACTGATGCACtggaaaatataatatttttaacctaTTGAAATTTTCTTCATTTGGTTTAGGGACATCAAACCTGACAATCTTCTTCTTGATAAGAATGGGCACATGAAGCTCTCAGACTTTGGTCTTTGCAAACCACTCGATTGTAGAACTTTATATACAGTAAACGAAAACAAGATTACTGATGATGAGACTGCAAGGGAGCCAATGGATATCGATGGCCACTTTCCTGATGCTTCCAATGGCAGTAACTGGAGAAGCCCCCGTGAGCAACTTCAGCACTGGCAGATGAATAGGAGAAAGTTGGTGAGAAAATATAAGCATGTTCAGAAGTTACGTATTAAAATTAACAAGAGTTTGGTCTAGTTCATATTACTCGTAGAAAggattgatgaaaatatgattataaAACACATGGTTTTACAAGATTGGAGCGAACTCTAACTACCTACTTCTACCGTGCTGCTATTTTCTCAAGTTTAAATTTTGTCTTGCATCTATCGATGATGTGTTCTCATCTGATGAATTTTGATGCATTACACTCCAGTTTACCTGATTTAATAATCTGTCTTGTGGTTTTCAAGGCGTTTTCTACTGTGGGTACGCCAGATTATATTGCTCCAGAAGTGCTGTTGAAGAAGGGATATGGGATGGAGTGTGACTGGTCAGTTCTATTCTTCCCTATTAAATTGAGGGTTGATTTTAGTGGTACCTATTTTACACAAGGAAATACTTGTCTGGAACCGTTTTTAAGTCAATCCTTCAACAAAAGTGTCTTGATACTTAAAGATTTCCTCTAGTTTGTTAGTTTACTTCCAAGAacaaatatattcattaaaattttactttttgtaCTTCTCCAATTCTTCATCTTGTTATGAATCTTATGGTGGCTCAATTAACTGACATACAATTGGTTAACGTGCCAAAAAGAAAATCTTCCAAAATTAAAGGTTCTTCAATGGAAactgttttttaaaattagtcTTGTGAAACTGTAGCATTTAGAACTACACCTCAGTTAGTACCGTGTTGTTGCCAACTGCTGATAAAATTGGGAACTTTTTTTCTAGTTGGCTCTTGCTTGCGTCTCAAGTACCTCTTCCATGCAGGTGGTCCCTGGGTGCAATTATGTATGAAATGCTTATTGGGTACCCTCCTTTTTATTCTGATGATCCTATGACCACTTGTAGAAAGGTAACATGTTTAATAACCTTTTGCCACTTGACATCTACTTGTAATGCATAGGGGTGGGATCAGGAAGTTCGGGTCGGGTAGTTTTTTGCTACCCCAACCCTAATAGTCGAGTACCCAATCGGGCCAGGTTCGGGTAGGGTAGGGTTCGGGTATTTGCCTTttgttttggaaaaaaaaaatttacattttaaaatgaaatggtGATAAAAAAAAAGCTTGTAATTCCTTTCCCCTGAAGAAAAAGAACGATGCAAAACCCATAAAATAAACCCTtagcttaattccagcatttgtttgagattattttttttttatcgaatacccaaaaaataaataacatagcAAAAAACTAATCAGCGATTCTTACTACCCCAAGCTCAATTTACTATTATGAGCAgccaaaatttgaaaaagttcCGAACTTTCTAATAACCAGGTTTCTaactaaaatcaaattaagAGAACACCATAACTTTGGACCGTTCCATTCAAGACCAAGCccatatcttttaaaaaataaaaaataaaaacgggTACTTCTTCGGGTAGAGATCTTCTACCTGAACCCGATCCGACTAAAAATAGTCGGTTTCGGGTAACACCAAGCCAGACTAATTACCCGATTTACCCGAAAAATGCATCTGGTTGAGTCGGGTACCTGAACTACCCGATCCGATTGCCGACCTAGTAATGTCAtcatatcaaatcatttttatttgcaACGAAGATTTAGGACAAGATAATTTATGTCACTTATCTTTTATGACATCATCTTGATGGTCAGTAACTGACACATATTGATGTATTTTGTCCTAAAATAAAGCTGAAATTccataaatgcatgaatgtaattTACCTTGTTCAAAAGCACATCATCTCACCTGATTTTGTTAATTGTTGGCACAGTTTACCTATATGCtcgacaaatttttttttgttcttttgttttgCGTCTCTTGTGCAACCtcctattgttttttttttgataggaaacattacttttatataataattagatTGTTTTACATAAAAAGCGGATGAGTGATCCGCGGATTAAAAGACACTAATACACTTTCGTCAAGACATTACAAACATTCAATCTCTAACTACTTCTGAGATAGCCAGATGACTGAATTCTTTGATCTTTGTTGTCGACGCTGCAACCCTGAATTTGAGCAGCTCCCATACTTTATCGACCGAGGCAGACGAGTCGTTGAATATTCTGTTATTTCTCTCGAGCCATAATGTCCAGAATGTGAGATGAACGATCATATACTAGAATCTCTTAACTGTTGTCCCTGCTTGAATTCCGGGCTCTATAATGAACATATCTTGTGCCCTTCTCGGAAAAATCCAATAAAATCTCAGCTCTTGCATCACCTAAATCCATATGCCTCTAGAGAAAGAACAATGTACCAGTAAATGATCCTGATTCTCTTCGTGGTTTTGGCATAACTTGCACCACTGTGGACTTAGAGCACAAGTTGGCCATCTTCTTTGCACCAAATCTGAGGTTGGAAGTTTCCCTAAAGCCACAATCCACGagaaaatttgaactttttGCGGGATAGGTACTTTCCATATATGAATATAAGAAGAGCAAATATAAGAAGAGAAAACTGGGAAATCATGGAAAAGAAAAACAGACTCGTAAAAAGATCGGACAGAGAACAACTCCGTAGAATCCCCCAACCACACCCTGAAGTCCTCTGAACCCAACTCTATTCTGACCGTATCCAAGACTCCCGCTAGAGTAGCAAACTCCCGCAGCTCGATATCATCAAGATGTCTCCTAAAACGCACGTCCCAACGATATGTTTGATTGACTCCTAAATCGACCACCTCTAAAAAGTTACGAACTGGTTTATTGATCTCGGTACAAATCCTAAACAAAGAAGGAAAGCGTTCTTTGAAATAAGGACCTCCTCCCCCCCAAACATCTTCCCAAAACCTAATGAAATTTCCCCCTCAAAACCGTCCCACTCAATAGTTGAATTGCCGGGTAAGAACGAGAAATATATTTCCAAGGGCTTCTGAAAGTCGCATTCCTGGCCAATCCCAGATCCCGCCCATTCTCTTGAAGACCATAGATGCTTTTAACTACATTTTTCCACAACGTCTCCTTTTCCTTTGTACCTCTCTACCACCGTTTCCCTAGTAAAGctttatttctcaaaaaaatattCCCCAATCCCAGCCCTCCCTTGTCCTTTGGTTTACGTACCTGCTCCCACCAACAACCATCAATTTTTCCATCTTTTTGGCAACCTTTGCTGGCACCCTAAACAAGGACATGTAATAAGAAGTCATTGCGCTTAACACCGGTTTTATCAGAGTCAGTCGCCCACCTCTGGATAAGAACGACTTTTTCCAACTTGAAagtttttttgacatttttgaaAGGACTGGTTCCCAAAACTCGAAAGTCATAGATTTCCCTCTCAACGGTACCCTGAGATACTTGATTGGCAAATCATCTTTTTTGCACCCAATTGCTTGTGCCAAACCAACCACTTCCTCATCCTCACAGTTAATCCCCAACACAACACTTTTTTCGAAGTTGATCTTCAAACCCGATTTCTGCCcgaataatttgattatttccACCAGTGCCATCACATGCCTTTCCGTTTGTACCAAAAACAACGTATCATCGGCAAATTGGATATGCGATATTTCCAAATTTCCCCTTCCCACCACCAATCCTCTTACCTCGTTCAATTCCTTAGCCCTGTCGACTAATCTTCCCAAAACATCAACGACTAAATTAAAAAGAAAGGGTGATAAAGGATCACTCTGTCGAATTCCTCTTTCCCCTTTAAATTTTCCCCTCGGCTTTCCGTTGATAAAGATTGAGAATGAGACGTTAGACACACACCCCCTTATCCTCTTCCTCCATTTGTCTCCAAACCCTTTCTTTTGTAACACAAAATCAAGAAATCTCCGGTCGACGTTGTCATACGTCTTTTCCAAATCCACCTTAAGCACccaacctttttttttcttcttacgGTATTCCTCAACCACTTCATTGGCAACAAGGCAACAATCCATAATCTGTCTTCCTTTGTAAAAGCACATTGATTCTCGGCAATTGTACAGCTCAAAACTTTCTTTATTCTGTAAGTCAACACTTTGGCTATTATCTTGTACAAACTTGTTGTCGAGCTTATTGGTCGAAAATCATTGACCTTAATCGCTCAGATGGACTTTTTTGTTGGAGTCAATAGGTTGCAAGTGTTTCTGACTCCCACATAGTTATTTATTTGTTCTGGTCTACTGGTTTGCTATCTGGACCAAGTTATCTAAGAAGTTTGACGAAAAGTTCTTATCCTCATTAATTATGTTATCCCATGCGCTGTAtcttcagattatttcattgaAATTTGAAGAGACGTCACCATATGGCCGAATCCAAGCCACCACCATGTGCTAACCATGCAGTTTTTGTTCCTTCAATCGAGAAAGTTATTTGAACCCAGTATCTCTTTAGTTTTCTTATCAGTGGTGGTATTTTCAGGAGTGAGAAAACGCTTTTACTCATTTTGTGACCGATACTTTGGAGAAATTCTTTCTATTGGTCCCTCGGTATTATCTTCCCCCGTGTATTAATCGGCCACAGAATATGTCAAATGTATACTCTTTTATGTCCTAAATTAGCTCCACAAGCAATCATTTAATGAGAATCTTGAGATAGGTCTTTCCTCTTTGTCCAAGTCCGTTCAAGTCCTAACAGATGCAGCAAAGTTTATGTAGGCATTAAAGATTACTCATGTTGCTAAAAAAACGAAAGTATACTCGTGAAGCAGCAATCGTCTTCTGATAATGTTCATCTTGATTTGCAGATTGTTCATTGGAGAAATCAACTGAAATTTCCAGAAGATGTCAAATTGAGCCCTGAGGCTAAAGATCTCATATGTAGGTTACTTTGTGACGCAGAAAATAGGCTTGGAACTGGAGGCGCAGCCCAGATAAAGGTTTAGTTATGCACCAACTAAGCATTAGACTCTTCCTCTGTCCTGCTTCATTAGCAAATGAATGCTTTCAGGTTCATTCCTGGTTCTCAGATGTTGAATGGGAGAAATTATATGAAATGGAAGCGGCCTTTAAACCAGAGGTTAACGGAGAACTAGACACCCAGAATTTTATGAAGTTTGATGAAGTACTGACACATCTCTTTACTTTTAATACATGCCCCTATACTAGTTTCTTGATACTTTTTGGAAATATATTTACATTTACCATCATTTATAAGCAATGGAACTAGGATTAGTTTTAAATCTGAGTGATTAGTGAATGTAGTGTGAATCTCAtggtttttttaagaaatttatcTGTGCGCACACCTGTGAGAGTTGAAGTCATGACTCAAGTTGTGTAAGCACTGCTGAAGACTTTATGGATGACTATTTTTAACAATGAATAGAGCCTTGATGATTTGTCTATTGCGTTTTCCTTGTACCTTTTTCCTGAATAATAGTACCTTTAACATTCATATGCACTGTGTGGTATTTCATAACCTTATTGATGCGTCTTGTTACTATGAGCAGCTTGATCTTCCAACACCTTCAATTTCCGGCTCAGGAACCTCAAGGAAGGTTTGTtatgtattttctattttttggtTACTCTGTACTGCTGATACTCAACTGACAGAGAAAAAGCACTGATTTAGGTAAATAACTTGGCAATCATGTTGCATCTTGCAGGCAGCTCTTACTCCAAAGGATTTGAGTTTTGTGGGCTATACATTCAAGAATTTTGATGCTGTCAAGGCACTGCCTTATTCATCAGGTAACCATTTGTGTAGACTCACCATTTACATTCCAACATGTATcgatattttcttgattttagtATACATATAGATGCTCTTCCTCCATGGCAATGTTGGATTAACTCTTGTATTTTCGCTTATCTAAAACAGTGTATGCAGTATTTCATTCTTTGATCCAAACAACCGGTCTActaaatttccaaaaattatgTTTCTGATCCCTGCTTTCAATTATTTTACACTTCAGAGCACATGAGTACTACATCACCCAGTCTGCCATCTGTTGATTCCTTACTTGGTGAGACACTTCTTCTAGACTGTGAACTGTCACTATACTCTTTTAAAATTGAAAGGTTTTGTTACACATTTACAATCCTTCATTTTAATTCAATGCTTCTGGTCTGATTTGATGTAATCCGTCTGTTAGGTGATTCTAATGGAAACCAAATGATGAGTGGAATATCCAAGGAGACAGATTCGCCAATGATCATGCCAATGGACAATGCAATGACCCCTTGATTTGCAATACACAGTGGTTAGTAGTTGGAAAGTCTTCTCTAGGATGGAGGTGTATGCCTTCATTATTTCAGGTTGGTTGCCCTGCTGCTCTGTATTTGGCATAAACATGGTATTATGTGTACACTAATGCTTGGGAAATTATACGAACGCACCCAACATAATTTTAGGACGTATGCGTTGCAAAATGATTGGGAAAGTGTGAGGAATATAGAGTAGGTTGGTTGGTACTATTCCTGGCTGCCCAGGTTGGCAACTAAACTCGCCTTCTCTTGTGGCAGTTTTTTGGTCGGACATTTACTGAATGTGTCTAATTATTTACTCACTCTCTTCATTGTTGCAAAATATCTCCGTTCTTTTACATGCCCTAATTTTCACTAATGTTGATTGCACAGGCTATTTGTTGTGTTTAGTTAGCACTTGATTTTATGTTTACATGTGACTCGTGATTCACGATCCTAATTTTTGTGTCACATTGTGAATTGTGTCTCAACTTTTGCCGCAACGATTAGATGATCAGATTACATTACATCGAATAAATCcgataccatattttttaaGGAATAGACTATTTTCAAGGGAGGAAATAAATTAGAAGATAACAAGATTACGTCATCAGTGAAAAAAGACAGATTTTTCCAAAACAAAGATTCCAACTTAAAGGAAAGTCATCACTGATGAAACGAAATGAGCAATGAAACGATAATGTGGGAGTGAAAGTGGCGTATTCGATATCATCCTTGGGGCAGTGCTGGCTAAGGAGTCCTCCACAAAGGAAATCTCCACATCCATTTGCATGGTACGACATGCTATGCCTCCAAATTCACTAAACCAGAAATTACCTTTTATCTTGGCCGTGTGTTCGTTCGACTTAACCAGGTGGTTTGATTTTGACTCATCATAGCTTCACAAAAAAGATCTCACAATTTTCGCATTATACCACGCTACGAGACAAAGAAGAAGGAAAACAGAACACTGAAGACCTTTACTAAGTAATTACCGTCAAACCAATAAATGGTAGAGAacatatttttgtaaatatttaaaataaaaccaaatatTATCTACCGCATCCCCAAGCAGGACCAATACcttgtcaaattttaattttgggaCTTGGAACCTACTTATGCACGATAAAGTCAACACATAGAAAACATATCATTCATCAGTATACATAACAAGGAGACACATTTTTGGGATGATATCTGGAACTAGCTAGGTTTGAGCAATATGACTAGCAATCAGTCAACAAAGCAGAACTCAAGGGCTTAGTCACTTGGAGAGGATGGCCACGATGCAACATGCTGCAAATCTAAATCTCAACCAGATGACTGACATGGCTATGGCAGAAACTTGACCATAATTCTCAATAACGATATTTGGTGGAGTAATCTTTTGGAGCAATGACAAGACCACAGCCCTTCCTACCACCACGATAAACAGTCTCAAAAATGTCGATGAACTCTTGCTTATCCTTTAGAGCCCAGTTGATCTTATTGTTGTTTCCAGTGCCAAGGTAA comes from the Primulina huaijiensis isolate GDHJ02 chromosome 8, ASM1229523v2, whole genome shotgun sequence genome and includes:
- the LOC140982751 gene encoding uncharacterized protein; amino-acid sequence: MEVEESDETGEEEVLGSILTMEKVAAAKQFIENHYKTQMKSIRERKERRWRLERKLARSDVPKQEQINLIKDLERKETEFMRLRRNRISVDDFELLTIIGRGAYGEVRLCREKKSGNIYAMKKLKKSEMLSRGQVEHVRAERNLLAEVASHCIVKLFYSFQDAEYLYLIMEYLPGGDVMTLLMREDILSESVAKFYIAQSVLAIESIHKHNYIHRDIKPDNLLLDKNGHMKLSDFGLCKPLDCRTLYTVNENKITDDETAREPMDIDGHFPDASNGSNWRSPREQLQHWQMNRRKLAFSTVGTPDYIAPEVLLKKGYGMECDWWSLGAIMYEMLIGYPPFYSDDPMTTCRKIVHWRNQLKFPEDVKLSPEAKDLICRLLCDAENRLGTGGAAQIKVHSWFSDVEWEKLYEMEAAFKPEVNGELDTQNFMKFDELDLPTPSISGSGTSRKAALTPKDLSFVGYTFKNFDAVKALPYSSEHMSTTSPSLPSVDSLLGDSNGNQMMSGISKETDSPMIMPMDNAMTP